The nucleotide window gttgaaaatcgaagaagaaaaTAGCTACAGTATACTGCTACGGCATACAATATGttgtaggagtatatagctatactgcaacagtatattgtaataatcgaagaagaacacagtTACCTATTAGTATACCGCTgcagtatacaatatactataagagtatatagttatactgcaacaatatactattatagtatacaatatattgttatAGTATACTGTAATAATATGCAATATATTGTAACAGTATGTTGTAatagtatataatatactataatagtatacttatTACACGTATATTTACTtgccttttcccttttaatttgctttaagcTTTTACCCAGCGTGAGGGGCAAattgaaaatgcaaaaataaagtgaGGGGCAAATTGAAagtgcaaaaacaaaaaaatattatagtatgatatataatgtaacggtatactcttacaattagatccttttagaattttttgaaatttttattgataactgatattatttcagtttaataattgaattaattttttttaactctttgcgtacaattgtataccctgttggtatagctatatactatactggtatcatatgttagttaatatttttttgttgtattagctacatttaatgggtacacaatttgatttttctttagttatagtatacaaaaaagaataataaaaacatagtaaaaatagtaaatgaaattagattatgaagagaaaaagaatatacaaaatgaagttaaatgaaattagaaaaggaaaaaagacaaaaataagaagaaaccgagaaaaaagaaaaggagaaagaaaaaagaaagaaaataagcatagaaataaaatataattggagaataaagaaaaaattccccacaaaaactactatgggtaggaaatataattagtttatgggtagaaaaACAAATGGGTAGAAAAGGATAAATAGTTTTGTTTTCGTGGGTAATTCTGTCAAAAcccattttatttttagtttagaaGTCCAGGTAAGTATGATATATTAATTTGTAATTTTGTATTAACAATGCTTGCAACAACATATATCAGATTGTATTTTTTTCATACTATACCATATTTACTAACATATAATCTACGTGCTTTTTGTTAATTTGACTAATCTATGGATAGATTATCTTTGTGGATTGTACTCAGAAGTAAGCAAATATGCATTAATTTGAATTAATCTATGGACATATTATCTTTTTGGATTGTACTCAGAAGTAAGCAAATATGCATTAACATAAAATCTGCTGTAGATTCTGGTAATCGTACTCAAGAAAGTTACATTAATTTAAAAGACTTCGACGAACTCCTTTATATATCATTTTACTCATACTACCAAGGTAATTACAAGTACTCCAAACGTCATCTCTCATATATACATCTAGTGAATCAAGTAAGTCTACCATTTGTTGCTTTCATGTTGTATTAATATGCAATTAGCTcgttttagtatattttttctTGTGTTaatcaatttatttttttgaatattagtttGTTGTACATACGTACATATTTTGACATTaatacatgtaaaaataaattcttgaattcAGGCGAGGGTGATGAATCAAAAAGTTATGCGACAAACTTTGTTGGTTCTATATTTTCTTCTTCTGAGCTATAATGGGGTTCAAGGAGAAACAAAGAGGTATTCGGAACTAGATGACTTGGAATTGGAAAAGCAGCTTAAACTTTTGAACAAGCCAGCCATCAAAACAATAGAGGTATACATTTTGGTTGAAAACCCTTGTAGTTCTAATTAGTCTCTCAAGTGATAATTGTATTTGTGTTCTAAGATAGCCATTTGGTATTCAGAATCCATAGTCTGGATTAGTCCAGATTTATACCAGGTAGGGCCCATTAATGGACAAAGTACTCCATAGcaaatcttttttatttttaatgctCGAACTTAAATTAATCTTTGGTTAAGGTGAAGGGATAACAACATCCCTAACATACCTCTTTGGTGGTGAACAAATCATCCATCTTTGAGTACGAGAATTTAAAAACATCAGACTAAACTTTCTTAGATAgactttattttttttcctttttgaaaatctatattgtattaaaaatgaaGAACCTTCTATATCACAGTACTTTTTATGTGTTTACATTAATTTCGTCATTTTAATAAAGCTAAAACATTTAGTTTGATAAAAGTCTTTTTTGGCCGTTGAAACTCTAATTAAATATTGATAAAATGATAAATTATtattctagtttttatgtattcaAAAGTCACAAATCGGACAGCAAGATATTCAATCATCATATTagagattatttattttatgatattttttggCACGCAGACTACATATGGGGGATTTATACGATTGTGTGAAGTTTTACAAGCAACCTGCATTTGATCATTCATTGCTGCGGAATCATCATTTTCATCCTGAGGCATGTCTCTAATCTCCATTTACCATGgactttttttataaaaatataaaattgtgaCATACAATCTTCTTGATTTTGGATGGATAGATAAAACCTACTCTACACAGGTTAAAGCAAAATTCAGGTACCTCTACAACTAGAGGGTTATCAACAATATGGCTAAACGGTGAAGGTTGTCCCGTTGGAACAGTTCCTATTAAAAGAATTAGCAAAAAAGATCTTATTAGACAAAAACATATTCCACCAGCAGAAGATATAACATTTGATGTCCAATTGGCTGTTGTAAGATAATTTTATACTAATTAATAGGTTTAGCTTGAATAATTCACgttcaaacaatataatataaGCAATAACTTTATTTATACATATAACAGTATAAAAATTCATCAAATTATAGAAAGACATACAAAAAAGTCATGCATTAAGAGATTAAATATGTTTACTTCTCAAGTATCGCGACtaatctcatatatatatatctatatatttaCCTGCTTGTTCACAtatcaaattttattttcttgcttgTTCACAGGCTAACAATAGTGAgccaaaaagaaaattcaaatctTCGCAAGGATACAAGGTATACATTGTGGAGGAATAGAGTTGATATGTAgaatttcttttgtttcttttttgagCTAAGCTTACTTGATACTCCCTCCGTTTATTTGCACTTGTCCATAATAGATTTGGCACTAcctttaagaaataataaatgaattaCATATTTTATCATATACttataataatgataatatttcaaaaaatcttgaaaaataatttaggaataagtagttaatgataagggtaatatatgaaaaataatttatatttctcttgatttgctaaatataaaatataattaaaaatatatttttaatatatgaacaaatataaaagagaaaatatataaatacatatcATTTTTGGCTTTAATATATATGAAAATAGTTAAACGTATGGCCTTAGCAACAGGGTCAGTTCAGTTTGTGGCTCTTTACAAACTTGTGTTTAGTTTTATGATCCTACTTTTTTTTACACACAGGAGTTCTTTACAAACTTGTGTTTAGTTTTATgatcctattttttttttatatacagGAGATTATTTTTATACGTAAAAGATATGCCTTTTACATATAAAAGATCTAACAGGTCATTTTcccaattttaaaattataaggaGGAATAATGTACAAATAACACCTTTAGTAGTGTGAGTGGCTTTTCTTTGTTGGCTTGCCTTCACTTGTCTTAGAGTAGGCACAGATTACGTCTTACTCAAACTCTCCTTTAATTACTCACTTTTTCCTTAGCCTCTCATTGTTCGCTGTAAAAGAAAAATTAAGATATCAAGAAAATATGAACATGCTAAATTTGGATGCACTTAATTTTACCATGAATTAATTACTATATTCAGGTTGCAATAGCTCGAACTcaaaatgatccaaataataaGTTTGCGGGAGCAACAATGGCAACTAGTTTATGGAACTCTCATGTTGAAGGTCACCAACATAGTGCAAGTcgattgaaaattcaaaaaggctCTGTTAAGGCTCAGATATTTTACAAGTTGGATGGAGAGTAAGTTCAATACTTATactataaatttaattattttcttttcgaTTTGACATAATTATTTCCTTTTAAGTGATTAATTCTTTTGAGTAGGTAGGATAATTAGGAGAATAACGGAAAAGACGATGTGATAAGTTttgaatatatattatatactatactcTAGATGCAAGTTTAAATTGTTATAGGAAAGCTTCCAATCAATTATCATGATAACTTTATTTCGTGCTCTAGGTAGATCCAACACTTTACGGGGATGCTAAAACTAGGCTCTTTATACATTTTTAGGTAAGTTAAATATCTAAATATACTCCTATAATTTTATTATCAAGTACCTAGCAAAATTTGATTTATCTATGTACCttaattttcataacttatgtaaGAGAAGTTTTTATAAATAGGCTGGTAAAATATTGCTTCAAATATACTATGTCCTGGCTTTGTATTGGTGAACACTAAGATACCTATTGATATGGTATACGATACTATTTCACAAATTGGAGAAGCTTCGTGGGAGGACACCATGGCCATCGATCGGGTACACTTAACCTTTCTTTTATTAAGTTTCCAAAAAAACTGTTAGTGCATACACAAAATTACTAACCTAGAAACttgtttattaaaaataaaaggatttaGTCAACGGGAATTGGTGGCTCTTGCTTGAAGAGGACTATAAATAAATTGGATTTTGGCCTCAAAGGATCTTCACTGATTTAAAAAGCTTTGCTACAAACGTTGAGTGGGGAGGAGTATTATATAGTCCATCAGGTGTGCCTGGACCCCCAATGGGCTCCGGACTTTTTCCCATTGGAAACACAGGTCATGAAGCTTATTGTAGAAAGATTACAATTCTAAATGATAAAGGTAAGACCATAGATGAAGATAAAACTATCGCATATGCAGACAATCCTAATTTATACAAGGTTGTTGATATACCTCATTGGCAAGCTGCAAAGCGCCAACATTTCGTACTTTATGGGGGACCTGGTGAGACAAAACAAGTCTAGGTTTTCTAGTCTTGTATATTTATGAAGTATGTTTTAGCTAGTTGTACTATAAATGAAAGCCCGTGCAATGCACATGTCTTATATTTGATTAAACAATTCACTCATGCAGACAACAACCTTCAAATTTATAGGATGGATAAGCAGTAATGTGTGATAATTTATATCCAATACATGTTTATATTTTgcagcattttttttttttgattttgcaaAAATTAATCTGATTCACACCATAATATTTGAtgtaaaatattagtaacaaTCAAAATTTGTACCATTGTACATAATAAGATTCGGGGAACAAGATCAACAACTTGCAATCAAAATATAAGCATACTAGAAATACTATTTCAAAGAAAATGGACCAGAATAATCAATCAAAGAAATCTAGGATGAAGTACAGTTGCATAAAGATGATTCAGTCTCCTATAGAACTGTAATTAAAAGAAGGTACAAAAAAAGAATGGATTGATAAATTTAAAAGATGTAGGATGGAGTCCAGTTGCACAAAAAATGTCAGTCTCCTAGAAGATAGTAATTAAACGAATCTATAAAAAGAAGTATGAAGGATCATTTGATGGAGAGGGCATTTTTGTGCCGTTGTTCTCAATTTATGTTGTCCTGTGAAAGTATGTGAATCTTTCTTTAGATCCCCCACTATCCCATATGACATTCCACCACAATGGCACCTAAATTGTATGCTCGAGTCTGATAAAAGATTCCACATTGCGAAttaataaatacagaaattacTAATATTTTATCATAGGTAAAACAAAACCTTCCTGGATTCAGCGTTCTGGTGTCTTTACTGTCCATTAGAACTTTCAATGTTAGTGATATACTTAAAAGAGCACTTGGTGGCAACAGGTTGTTCAAACACAACTGCCAATTTCAAGAGTCTTAAGGACATACTTGAAACTGACGGAGAAGGTTATCATCAACCTAGAGAGAATTTGATTATCGTGTTagctttaaattatatatatagagagagagaaataaaaggaaaattcagaaaGGAGATGTTGAATTACATCAAGTGTTGAAAACCTTTGAGGATAGAAAGAGTTGAACATTTTCTCCTGTGATGGAGTAATTGCAAATATTTATTATTGTAAGGATTAGGCCAGCCGTTTTGAGTATAGTCCCGTTGCCTCATTTAATGCTTATTTTATGCCCActtgttgttatatgacttgttggggTGGTTGGATTAGTTTCGGTGCTGTTTCGGAATGAGTTTGAGACACTttgtcccaaggttggaagcctaagttgaaagagttgaccggatattgacttatgtgtaagtgactctggaatggagttctgatggttctgataactccgtatggtgattttggacgtaggTGCGTTCCAggttgttgatttggaggtccgtagatgatttcggcttgaattggcaaaagatgaaaaagttgaagtttgagagttgagaggtttgatcgagagttgaatTGGTGGTTACTGGGATCAAATTTttgttctggaagttggaatagatctattgtgacatttatgactcgtgtgcaaaatttgaggtcaatcgcatttggtttggtaggtttcggcaataagtgtagaagttggaaattcattagtttcattaggcttgaattggggtgcgattcgtatttttaatattgtttgaaatgatttgaggcctcgactaagtttgtgtcatattttaggaattgttggtatgtttggttgaggtcctgggggcctcgggtggatttcagacgGAAAATTAATTGAAATTTTACTTAGGAGATTAGCTGAAGCTATTGATGTCTGGTTCCTTCGCACCTACGTAAggaatggccgcaggtgcggctggcgATGTGCATGTGCACAGGTGAGCTGGGGGTTGCTGAGTCGCAGGTTCAAGAAGTGGTTCGTAGAAGCGGAGTCGCTCTTGCAGAAGTGAGGTTGCAGAAGCGGAAAGTGGTGAGGCTAAGGTGGTCAATTGCTTCCGTAGAAGCAGACGTTTGGGCGCAAAAGcacttccgcagatgcggacttgGTATAACACCCTGTAAATTTGAATCAATTGTGGATACATTAAATGAATATTAATGTGATGgttatcaattggatatgataataagtgtatgaTGCATATCGTAAGGGATTTGGGGTCCAAGGAGagacctaagtctaagccaagttggaaaattacatgatagactaaaattccaaatgagtatgcacaagaacaaactttggacgagcataccTACAGATATATAAGGTGTTACcggatgcacaacctatcaaatgaaagatcttcgagtctagtttctaatgcttcaaattGTTTGTCATTTCGACATTCCTACGAGAAGTTATGATCATATTATTAAATATATACCACCCAGTTATTTTGGTGGACAGCGAAACGAGGCTCGCTTCGCCAGACCGGGCACGGATACTGCTTTCCCTTGAAGGTACTGGACAGCGAAGTGAGGCTCACTTCGCCAGACCGGGTGTGCCCCAGCTAAGGCCTTTTTAAGCAAATTCAGGGGTTCACTTCCCCCTTTTTTTGGATGAATTTAgggttttcctccactctctcaagacctccaactcctcccatcttcaaggtaagcaatcttCATTATGTTGGTGTGAATTTCATCATTTCTaaactagtattgatgaaatctacacataaaatacttagattttcaAGATATTTCTttaagaactcaaaggagggttttgcaagatttcttccaaaaaggtaatcctacacccttagacttacatgtatggatttattaaAGGAATATGATATGAATAAGTATTGGAATTCTTGGtttggtgattggaagccataagttcccaatttaattaaataactattgtagagattgaaagatgaattatttaatgaaactttgttcgtgggtatggatggatggtcatatatgtgatgttggaagttataaatttgttaatcatgatggtgggataaattattgaTGAATGGTGATATTTGAATGAACTAATCATATGGTGATgagatgtagagatttatgccAACAAGgtatttgataatatgcctaaatagctttagttatggaatttgttactaatattagtTCCCTTGGATGCTGCcattgtagattgaaggttcttagtattgtggatcattgtaATATCACTAAGTGGCGAAattgaggtatgtgaggctaactctctatgtttgggaatgttaatgattctccctccACTATGTTTCTTTTACCATATTACTAATTgtctcagaaatatagttaagcctagtttcTTGAATACttgcagaacttctattctctagcttcgtaaCTCGCTCATAACTTTCATTCCGAACATTGTAAAATCAgtgcgtaatcaatatagacttgggtttgatgcccgtgagtctcagtctagagtattcagcatgtcataaacagttgaagtttcaattttcataatcagttcatgaatacatgtaTTAGTCTAGCTCTATTCAGCATTCAAGTATCATGTAACTtagtatgattcagtatttcagtatgattctcagttcctgaaggctgaacacctgtatttggtcCTGGGGCTgtagtttatatgctttatgcatactTGGGTCTGatgccgtagtttatgctttatgcatgtttgggcctgaggccgtagtttatgcttaaTGTATTTTTGGGCCTCAGACCGTAACttatgcacatatatattgggcctgaggccgtagcttATTCAAATAAAAAGTttttcatcattcagaagagggagtattcatatccgtACTTCATTTGTTCAgttcaattatcagttatcagttgagttatcagttatcaattcagttatcagttatcaattcagttatcagttatcatttcagtttcagtttcaatagttgtcatttcagttatcaattatcaattctaagttatcagcttagtttcagtttcagcatttataattctttctttcagttgctttacataccagtgcaattcaaatctactgacgtcccttttgtccggggactgcatctcacgatgcgggtaatgatttacaggatgatgattcagagcgctaggattctcgtaccaattatttggtgatccctagttctttcgaggcattatcattaccttacagtcttcaTTATTTTTAGACAGCCAGTGTTTTCAGTGCTACATTAGAGGCTTTATAGATTGGAGTAACATTTAGACAGAGTCACAAGCTTTTTATGTTAAGCAATGTTGGCTACAAACatgtttcagacttgtattagtgtTTTCACACTTTGATTTTTTTATCATTCAGACATTCAGTATATCagtatgtgttagtttatcttccgcatttagtatgttattatatcacatgttgattcagccagccagttggtttgCTCGGTCACATAAAGTTAGGCACCGAGTGTCATATTACGTTCAGGAtcaggttcggggtgtgacaaagcttggtatcagagcactaggttcaagagtcctagggggtctatgaagccgtgtccagtggagtttcctttGTATGTGTGTGTCGGCCACTCATATAAATGGCTAACTACTAAGACATCTaggattgtctcatttctttctactctagatcgtgccatgaaaCTTAGAGCAATAGGTAATCTTCTCTTACTATTGAATTGCATTCGTATCGAATGCCCAAGCGACAGGCAAGAAAAGTCTAAGGTTCTAGAAAGGATGATTTGCCTATTGTGGTATTACTATGGAGTACATGTTGGTTACAAATGAGATTGGAGAGGATGTTGaaagtgggatgcaatggatagtagtacagattagagcataaccttatcagaaagtatAAAAGCAGTCATTATGttttatggttatcagtttaACTCAGTTACCAGTTTACAGTCTTTCAGTTAGCAGGTTTATGGTTATTCCGTATGCCAGTTACTTGATATTCAGTTACCAGATCTCCAATTTTAAGTGTATCCAACTTTTTTTGACTTGGGAGTATATGGTGATACCTATGGGTGCTAAAAGAAAATGTAAGAACGTTGATTATAGCCAAATCGTCTCATGTTTTAGGTCCGGATTAAGACTCAAGACTCGCCGGATTGTGTAGGAAGTGAGTTATAAGATGATGGTATCTTTGAATGACATGTTTGTGTATGGTAGTGTATCCGTATGCGTTTACCTCACAAaacattttcatttttaattcttAGCAATTGAGccacaagttggatgatgataACTTAGATGTCGGATCCTATAGTGTAGCAGGTTAAGAATTTGACCGCAAATGGCCTAGAATTGCTCATTGTAATTttggacaaaaaaaaaatagactaaGGGCAAAATTCCTAGCAATCAGAAATGTTTGATATTactagagatgtattttttcatACGACTCATGCATATGACTAACAAGACATGATGTATGAAATGTGAATCAATAGTAACCGATATTGAATTTCAGgaaatgattttaagttgttcatATTTATTCATACTAGAACTAGAAAATACTACCTTAGTAAGTTACTATAAGAAGTAGGTATTATTATGAGATAAAGGATATGATAGTTCCCCTTAGGTTATGTGAATAAGTGTTTACCCTGAATGTTTATAATCTGATATGATTTTGAAGTATATAGAAAGATAGGGGTTAGATAAcccaattttgtttaagacaaataaaatttccctaagtgtgatccatgtacatagttcAAAAAGAATGATAGTGTACAACAAAAGTATATGGTCAGATGATGAGGGAAGTTACGATAaaccttatgcttcactttagttattcaaagcaggagaagaaaatatgatgctagcaggtggttagtaaaagaatagtaaataagttttgagaaaatacagtaaattataaattttaacaGAGCTAGTAGAGGTAAGATTTGATTCACTTAGTCAGGTTAAATCTAGTGAGTGGATGACAATTTGAAATATCGAACAtgtgttagaacccaaagagtttaagttaaaacCAAAGTACAGTGACAGTGGAAAAAAATCAGCTAGCAGAGATAAATTAttaagattgtgtatgatagttgtgaataAATTAGCTTTCCGTTAtgtgaataatttagtttttcctagATCAGAAATAAGTTGGAAGATGAGTCGTCATTGACGTAGAGTGCAAAGAATTACAGAAAATAAGGAAAGTTATTTGGATCCCAACAAAAAGAGAAGGATCCGCAAGTATAagacctttggtctaaggggtgatgtgaaaattttcagtAAGTCCGGGTAGAGATTTGAAACCCGAATAGTTAGCATGggatataaaaaagaaaatcaattcgATAATGAGGGAAAATTTTATAATTACCACAAGGAATATTTCTAGCATATGTAAGAAACATAAAGTGAGTAGAATGACCACCGAGCTTAGTTACTGATGATAAAGTGATCACAGAAAAGCTATAAAATCatgcttatttatgtgttatgAGGGTAGTGCCACTGcatgaaactcaaaaatttagAGTACATGTCAAAGACTTGTTCACAATAATAttataagtgttttcaggaagtgcTTAAGAAGATAATCAAGTGTGCGAAGAATAGCTCATGAATGAGGTAGATAAGAGAACTATGTTGAAAGAAGTTCATTGCTTAGCCAAGGTAGGATTTCTAATTTCGGACACCAAAGAAAGTGGAGTTGTTGTCTAGAACAGGACCCgttcctccttagtagccgaagtgaaGGGGAAACtgtttgatgatccctactttTTGTAGCTAAAAGAGAGGATTCACATGTATAAGACGATGGCTTTTGAACATGGGGGAGATAATGGTACTTTACAACCATAGATGGACTTAGCGAGGGAGGAGATGTTAGAATCCCATAATTCCTGGCTTCATGATcttaaggagatttattggtggaataacatgaaaaagaaagttgAAGACTTTGTGGCCATATGTCTGAATTATTAGCAAGTGAAAGTCAAGCAGCAGAAAACCAAGTGTTTATCCCAGAACACACATATCCTttagtggagatggtaaatatggaccTTATAGTAGGATTTTCGCTCATTTTGAAAGCATGATTTTTATGGGCAAAAGTGCAAATTGCAAATTAGTTGGTTCGAAGTTGGCGAAGCGGAGTTGTTGGGACCAGATTTGGTCAATCAGTTTAtgaagaaagtcaagttgattcaagagcatttgaagatagctcagagtcgccaaaagtcctattcaaACATGCAACACAGAGACCTAGAGTTTCGAGTTGAGGATTGGG belongs to Nicotiana tabacum cultivar K326 chromosome 6, ASM71507v2, whole genome shotgun sequence and includes:
- the LOC142181851 gene encoding protein neprosin-like, producing MGDLYDCVKFYKQPAFDHSLLRNHHFHPEIKPTLHRLKQNSGTSTTRGLSTIWLNGEGCPVGTVPIKRISKKDLIRQKHIPPAEDITFDVQLAVANNSEPKRKFKSSQGYKVAIARTQNDPNNKFAGATMATSLWNSHVEGHQHSASRLKIQKGSVKAQIFYKLDGEIFTDLKSFATNVEWGGVLYSPSGVPGPPMGSGLFPIGNTGHEAYCRKITILNDKGKTIDEDKTIAYADNPNLYKVVDIPHWQAAKRQHFVLYGGPGETKQV